One part of the Tunicatimonas pelagia genome encodes these proteins:
- a CDS encoding beta-galactosidase, producing MRKIAFIYFNLFAVVYAGAQSFTFDPNNQDIGYTPRAFTFNNQEEIIISGEMQYYRVDPAEWEDRLVKMKGALVNTVSSYIPWGLHEPQKGEFDYQGYKDVFLFNRMADSLGLYSILKPSGYICNEFTGGGFPAWLWVEVGWPRTADPAFLAAIDNWLENIIPQLNPHQITEGGNMIFCQLENEYSKGNKPYLLHYRDKVRQLGMSIPLVNNGGKDLGHSGTIPTYDLYLKPAPESLLNRDWSRSNSRPADGKPRFSSEYESGWLNAEYSNMETQMGHISDEWLKTLAALAYYQGDAGLNYYMFCGGTDRGMNASKKFPNSYFNVAPIGEYGQLNDSYYRYKELHAFVRSFEDVFLHGKGEEIKLADVPENLMAKKLSYQGTELYFLVNASEEEKSFIFRPETRVTQSHRVTIPPLGIKLLAHHFSMDDDLTVINTSSDILFKSDTKLLLFGEVNQEGFIRLAGDQRDQINNNPFQMDVSYNNGFTKVRYMHRQEDQYIQIGNNQLWIVSMARAERTFFALEEGEVQGYLISDFYFADVTLDEDSIAVHYQATEGETSQQTYVPLDGTAFRQFDIQRPNPPEIIRQRISDLTSGELSFATIKQSDAFEEVNWGTPYEEAGLYNSGYALYTGTFDATRDTLSLLIPEINDYFAIYCNGQLIEKGQRTAQVHLSDLKRKDNLLEVFVLAGGLDKNGPGAVMSLSGTNLPFYLNPTHTISMEQWERKTLFRDSQEKNEFYRDKDVLLSYRDPDYSARIGMDIMELTGTPNAWETVDFSNDTLLQKFDGNVDWTRMSEMIDKTEVRVGEELAGKKVLLKINDADVWYSVYVNGQHFQGGWQGWDRWGFEDRPRYIDVTSAIQFGKKNSVVVRCWQGPKGGGLQEAADLVFCDDVLNGSAKLYRVNRVIESLIQSDNVDTDNIDPAKPAILSGSFNHQPRPGLQAPLYLELSGSIEVSGIFLNGTLVAKHFPYGYSDKIRLLPGDLKAGENQLSIVGFFAENQLPDLVVKSHMTHEKGKYTFPVPALP from the coding sequence ATGAGAAAAATAGCATTCATTTATTTCAATCTGTTCGCCGTTGTGTACGCAGGAGCGCAGTCATTCACTTTTGATCCTAACAACCAAGACATTGGCTATACGCCTCGGGCATTCACCTTCAACAACCAAGAAGAAATTATCATTAGCGGCGAAATGCAGTACTACCGCGTAGACCCTGCCGAATGGGAAGACCGACTGGTGAAGATGAAGGGTGCGTTGGTCAACACTGTGTCTTCCTACATTCCGTGGGGGTTGCACGAGCCCCAAAAAGGTGAGTTTGATTACCAAGGCTACAAGGATGTTTTCTTGTTTAACCGAATGGCCGACTCCCTGGGTTTGTATAGCATTTTGAAACCTTCGGGCTACATCTGTAATGAGTTTACCGGCGGTGGATTTCCGGCGTGGCTGTGGGTCGAAGTAGGATGGCCCCGAACGGCTGATCCGGCTTTTTTAGCCGCTATTGATAACTGGCTCGAGAACATTATTCCGCAGTTGAACCCTCACCAAATTACCGAGGGCGGAAATATGATCTTTTGCCAATTAGAGAACGAATACAGCAAAGGCAACAAACCTTACTTATTGCACTACCGCGATAAGGTGCGGCAGTTGGGAATGAGCATTCCCTTGGTGAACAATGGTGGAAAAGATCTGGGGCATTCCGGAACGATTCCTACCTATGACCTTTATCTAAAGCCCGCCCCGGAGAGTCTGCTTAATCGAGATTGGAGCCGTAGCAACTCCCGGCCCGCCGATGGGAAACCCCGGTTTAGCAGCGAGTATGAGTCGGGCTGGCTCAACGCGGAGTACTCGAACATGGAGACGCAAATGGGGCACATCTCCGACGAATGGCTCAAGACTTTGGCCGCACTGGCCTATTATCAAGGTGATGCGGGGCTTAACTATTACATGTTCTGCGGAGGAACCGACCGAGGGATGAACGCCTCGAAGAAATTCCCTAACTCTTACTTTAACGTGGCTCCCATCGGAGAATACGGCCAATTGAACGACTCCTACTATCGCTATAAAGAATTGCACGCCTTTGTCCGATCCTTCGAGGACGTTTTCCTCCACGGAAAGGGAGAAGAGATCAAACTAGCGGATGTCCCCGAGAATCTAATGGCTAAGAAGCTCTCGTATCAAGGCACTGAATTGTATTTTCTTGTCAACGCATCAGAAGAGGAAAAGTCATTTATTTTCCGTCCTGAAACCAGGGTTACCCAGTCGCACCGGGTTACCATTCCTCCACTGGGTATCAAACTGCTGGCTCACCATTTCTCAATGGATGACGACCTCACAGTCATCAATACCTCATCAGATATACTATTTAAAAGTGATACGAAACTTCTTCTTTTTGGAGAGGTTAACCAGGAAGGGTTTATCCGGTTAGCGGGTGACCAACGCGATCAGATCAATAATAATCCGTTTCAAATGGATGTGAGCTATAACAATGGGTTCACGAAGGTACGATACATGCATCGGCAAGAAGATCAGTACATTCAGATCGGAAATAACCAACTATGGATAGTATCTATGGCCCGGGCTGAGCGTACGTTTTTTGCCCTTGAGGAGGGAGAAGTGCAGGGGTATTTGATCTCTGACTTCTATTTTGCCGATGTGACGCTGGATGAAGACAGCATCGCCGTGCACTATCAGGCCACCGAAGGAGAAACCAGCCAGCAAACCTACGTGCCGCTCGACGGAACAGCCTTTCGTCAATTCGATATACAACGCCCAAATCCTCCTGAGATCATCCGGCAGCGAATCAGTGACCTAACGTCGGGAGAACTGTCGTTCGCTACGATCAAACAAAGCGATGCCTTTGAAGAAGTGAACTGGGGTACACCCTACGAAGAGGCCGGACTCTATAACAGCGGCTACGCCCTTTATACGGGAACCTTTGATGCCACCCGTGATACGCTGTCGCTCCTAATTCCGGAAATCAATGACTACTTTGCGATCTACTGCAATGGCCAACTGATAGAAAAAGGGCAGCGCACGGCGCAGGTTCATCTATCTGATCTGAAGAGAAAGGATAATCTATTAGAAGTGTTCGTGCTGGCCGGGGGACTAGATAAGAACGGGCCCGGAGCGGTGATGAGTTTGAGCGGCACCAATCTGCCCTTCTACCTTAACCCGACGCATACGATCAGTATGGAACAGTGGGAGCGCAAAACGCTGTTTCGGGACAGTCAGGAAAAGAACGAGTTCTATCGTGATAAAGACGTACTACTCTCGTACCGCGACCCCGATTACTCGGCCCGCATTGGCATGGATATCATGGAGCTAACGGGCACCCCAAACGCTTGGGAAACCGTTGACTTCTCAAACGATACACTGTTACAAAAATTTGATGGGAATGTGGACTGGACCCGTATGTCGGAGATGATTGACAAGACGGAGGTTCGCGTAGGTGAGGAGCTAGCTGGGAAAAAGGTGCTGCTAAAGATTAACGACGCTGACGTATGGTATTCGGTGTACGTTAATGGTCAGCACTTTCAGGGCGGCTGGCAAGGCTGGGATCGCTGGGGTTTCGAAGACCGACCTCGTTACATTGACGTGACTTCAGCCATTCAGTTCGGCAAAAAAAACAGTGTGGTGGTGCGGTGTTGGCAAGGGCCTAAGGGTGGGGGATTGCAGGAGGCCGCCGATTTGGTGTTTTGCGACGATGTGCTCAATGGCTCGGCTAAACTGTACCGGGTGAATCGAGTGATTGAGAGCCTGATTCAATCCGACAATGTTGATACTGACAACATCGACCCGGCTAAACCAGCGATCCTCAGTGGAAGCTTCAACCACCAGCCCCGCCCCGGTTTGCAGGCCCCCTTGTATCTAGAGCTGTCAGGAAGTATCGAAGTGAGCGGTATTTTCCTGAACGGCACCCTGGTGGCTAAGCATTTCCCCTACGGATACTCCGATAAAATCAGACTGTTGCCCGGTGACTTGAAAGCAGGTGAAAACCAGCTATCCATCGTTGGCTTTTTTGCAGAAAACCAACTGCCTGACTTGGTGGTGAAGAGTCATATGACTCATGAAAAAGGAAAATACACCTTTCCCGTACCAGCATTACCGTAG
- a CDS encoding DUF1961 family protein, with protein sequence MVSKILATEKVKGALILSLILVLAVGGYAQDIVYFADLKSALSEDVRIDGSYRILDIAGRKGVNTTSIHSKIILDKHLINNPTGSITMWVSSLEEIASLVVHGNMRKSNQRMEFFPFLSDNPNPQDFEGAHFKFVMQATWHPNLQAMFAQGKHYEDAFKLPHRALVTANHFSFDAHRWYLLTLTWNHPERRYRLYVNGVRVGADNQYHDEPAHVESAGDKLFTGNPALVYSTISFYHNELVESDIYKKYREEAVDFDADYDKRLKYVHAGVGRKQLTFTPDDSWTKELDLSLTQPEQLDTFYIQGLPVDVTISDEGLLVETIDKLYTGARLDSQVYLWIKKPFEGDLYVACEFQSMRRGGLSLLMTQASGMNREDFMADYPLRTSGRMSMVCWEDVRNYHWEYYRDMADVRNDVLSSALMKNPFMKPLAYGCLSHPIEINTWYTLQFLQQGNKLIGAIDGVIMVEAEDDGHGNDGPVLNFGRVAIRAMLRSKMMYRNLKIYNRHPDFEVIRFSF encoded by the coding sequence ATGGTTAGTAAAATTTTAGCTACCGAAAAAGTGAAAGGAGCACTCATCTTGAGTCTGATATTAGTACTAGCGGTTGGTGGATATGCCCAGGATATAGTGTATTTCGCTGATCTGAAATCTGCGTTATCTGAGGACGTTCGTATTGACGGTTCCTACCGTATTTTGGATATAGCCGGAAGGAAAGGGGTGAATACAACCAGCATCCACTCAAAAATAATACTTGATAAGCATCTGATAAATAATCCAACGGGGAGTATTACTATGTGGGTTTCCTCTCTCGAGGAAATAGCTTCATTGGTAGTTCACGGAAATATGCGCAAGAGTAACCAACGGATGGAGTTCTTCCCGTTCCTATCCGATAATCCCAACCCCCAGGATTTTGAGGGTGCCCATTTTAAATTTGTTATGCAAGCTACCTGGCACCCTAACCTACAGGCGATGTTTGCGCAGGGGAAACACTATGAAGATGCTTTTAAACTTCCCCACCGTGCGCTGGTCACAGCCAATCATTTTAGCTTTGATGCCCACCGTTGGTACCTTTTGACATTGACCTGGAACCATCCCGAAAGAAGGTATCGCCTGTACGTTAACGGGGTTCGGGTAGGGGCGGATAACCAATATCACGATGAACCGGCTCACGTTGAATCGGCCGGGGACAAACTGTTTACGGGTAACCCGGCCCTGGTCTATTCTACTATTTCGTTTTATCATAATGAGCTAGTCGAAAGTGACATTTATAAGAAATACCGAGAGGAAGCGGTAGACTTCGATGCCGATTACGATAAAAGGTTGAAGTACGTCCACGCGGGGGTGGGGCGTAAGCAATTGACATTTACCCCGGATGATTCCTGGACAAAGGAGCTCGATCTTTCGTTGACCCAGCCGGAACAGCTCGATACTTTTTACATACAAGGGCTTCCGGTAGATGTAACCATCTCTGATGAAGGTCTACTGGTGGAGACCATTGATAAGTTGTACACCGGTGCTCGACTTGACAGCCAGGTGTATCTGTGGATAAAAAAGCCGTTTGAAGGAGACCTCTACGTAGCGTGTGAGTTTCAATCCATGAGAAGAGGAGGGCTGAGCCTGCTGATGACCCAAGCCTCCGGAATGAACCGGGAAGATTTTATGGCAGATTACCCATTGCGTACCTCCGGACGAATGAGCATGGTTTGCTGGGAAGATGTACGCAACTACCATTGGGAATATTACCGGGATATGGCAGACGTGAGAAATGATGTATTGTCTTCGGCCTTAATGAAAAATCCGTTCATGAAACCGCTTGCCTACGGCTGTCTGTCGCATCCTATCGAGATAAATACCTGGTATACGTTGCAATTTTTACAGCAAGGCAACAAGCTCATTGGGGCTATTGACGGTGTAATTATGGTGGAAGCTGAAGATGATGGGCACGGAAATGACGGGCCGGTACTAAATTTTGGGAGGGTTGCTATTCGGGCTATGTTACGCTCAAAAATGATGTACAGAAACCTAAAGATATACAATAGGCACCCTGATTTTGAGGTAATACGATTTAGCTTTTGA
- a CDS encoding BNR-4 repeat-containing protein, which produces MRIFKGQMIVCCAIVCFAACKNLPLNKNQVGDVNQANTILLSENGGDRATAYTMNNKIVWLPEGLLCTWIDKNHINQWALIDHTTNKLVREGNIGGVMPDNHCGAALAKTPDGSVHAVIGGHHSTLYHYKLEDVTRGNWMAVDSIEAQATYPSLVANSQGELYLAFRQQQDTFWTIDFAKFENDRWTSPKPLVVASKPGYVYWTNSLAVSTDNTIHMLLANVQLDPTGFEKGTLYHGASYLFSLDGGEHWQSSDNNPVEIPAKVDNMSLVEGSYDPDRVASVSFLEKYDAQGPTSKEYLQIQLSNLVVDQRGVAHFLYHNGLRGTVELMSLKENEWQSIDLVPFIEEHYQGVRVHMQSSLKAKDSRLLAAIKLEPTGENVWGAAGTFTVVLSIEPGKSEVREVFSTGRKEDIAQWLPAFIHDQYDGTNVSGMLYTEGANAGGFQNNQNEIATKVWLVKF; this is translated from the coding sequence ATGAGAATATTTAAGGGTCAGATGATAGTGTGCTGTGCGATAGTGTGTTTTGCCGCTTGCAAAAATCTACCGCTCAATAAAAACCAAGTTGGAGATGTAAATCAGGCCAATACAATTTTGCTGTCTGAAAACGGAGGGGATCGGGCAACTGCCTACACCATGAATAATAAAATTGTATGGTTACCCGAGGGGTTGCTGTGTACATGGATAGATAAGAACCACATAAACCAGTGGGCACTGATTGACCATACCACCAACAAGTTGGTTAGAGAGGGCAACATAGGGGGTGTAATGCCGGATAATCATTGTGGTGCTGCCCTGGCAAAAACCCCCGATGGCTCGGTACATGCAGTCATTGGAGGACACCACTCTACGCTCTATCATTATAAGTTGGAAGATGTAACGAGAGGAAATTGGATGGCAGTAGATAGCATTGAGGCACAAGCAACGTATCCTTCGTTAGTGGCAAACAGCCAAGGGGAATTATACTTGGCTTTCCGTCAGCAGCAGGATACATTTTGGACGATCGACTTCGCAAAATTTGAGAACGATAGGTGGACTTCGCCCAAACCCCTCGTGGTTGCCTCAAAACCCGGTTATGTTTATTGGACAAATAGTTTGGCAGTAAGTACTGATAACACGATACACATGCTGTTGGCCAATGTCCAACTCGACCCCACCGGATTTGAGAAAGGCACTTTGTACCACGGGGCTTCGTACCTGTTTTCTTTAGATGGTGGAGAGCACTGGCAATCTTCCGACAACAATCCGGTTGAAATCCCGGCCAAGGTTGATAATATGTCTTTGGTCGAGGGGAGTTATGACCCTGATCGCGTAGCCTCAGTTTCTTTCTTGGAGAAGTATGACGCGCAGGGGCCAACTAGTAAGGAATATCTCCAAATCCAGCTATCGAACCTCGTTGTAGACCAGCGAGGGGTTGCCCACTTTCTTTACCATAATGGGCTCAGGGGTACGGTAGAACTTATGAGTCTAAAGGAGAATGAGTGGCAAAGTATAGACCTCGTTCCATTCATTGAAGAGCATTATCAAGGTGTAAGAGTACATATGCAGTCAAGCTTGAAAGCAAAAGATAGCCGTCTATTGGCAGCCATTAAACTAGAACCTACCGGGGAGAATGTTTGGGGAGCCGCCGGAACATTTACGGTGGTACTGTCCATTGAACCGGGTAAATCAGAAGTCAGGGAGGTATTTAGTACCGGGAGAAAGGAGGACATTGCTCAGTGGCTACCCGCTTTTATCCACGATCAATACGATGGAACGAACGTTTCAGGTATGCTTTATACCGAAGGTGCCAATGCCGGAGGGTTTCAAAACAATCAAAATGAAATAGCTACGAAAGTATGGTTAGTAAAATTTTAG
- a CDS encoding T9SS type A sorting domain-containing protein, translated as MRRKQRHSSRMLAGLFLLLAAVAPGWAQTYVSPSDNLTNLIKNANGGTFILGAGTYEPLYLDGEKFTKSNPLVLKAATGANVKIRSYRDGAKTRCLQLNNASYMVFEGIHFTESGYEGVWLEHCDHIIFKDCEVSKTGLAGIKIALRSKYIDILNCYIYDTGVRDPCARRYGEGIYLGRGSKHSTENWPDLTEFVWIEGCRFNETGAGEAINVKGEVFNTTIRNNRITNVTLQQQACDEQANEGAISLDHTATLNGKEYNGTTWRKNWVENNVIDGVRAGRNVRIAGIYSAGTGNYIINNTIKNVRTTSINSDKTANGIRLNNWSSDDLRCYVWNNTLSNVEDSNVFGSLAIQQNPGPNPNRPQSWYSGTTNPPTTNDVITSVTSPNTVSPGQTVAVRVNYTAATERDLIVLLQRDSSPFTSYAAKRVTVSAGSRSTTVNITVNANTPVANDAYQFQTFITTKGGDWGQRLDNNVKKDVDCVAGDSNPSPGNIVIRAKGSCGSEQMVLKVNGSPVRTWNNVSATTTNYTYSGYSGGTVQVHFTNDATNVGGCIDRNLRVERVTVCGTVRSGTRVGNSGTSTDLWSNGYFDYGNPGCSNARVASNQKKTGLTSFHDAEIAPLQIYPNPASTMLTLNGESDYTVAIMDISGRVLLRRSHVSGRYQLDIQGLAPGGYIVEYQSSSGTTTKRLLIERE; from the coding sequence ATGAGAAGAAAACAACGACATTCATCACGCATGCTCGCCGGACTGTTTCTGCTTCTGGCGGCTGTTGCTCCCGGATGGGCGCAAACCTACGTTAGTCCGAGTGACAACCTGACCAACCTGATTAAAAACGCTAACGGAGGGACTTTCATTTTGGGAGCGGGCACCTACGAGCCGCTCTACCTTGACGGTGAAAAATTCACGAAGAGTAACCCGCTGGTGCTCAAAGCAGCCACTGGTGCCAACGTTAAAATCAGAAGCTACCGCGATGGTGCCAAAACGCGCTGCTTACAGCTCAACAACGCTAGCTACATGGTCTTTGAGGGCATCCACTTCACCGAGTCGGGCTACGAAGGGGTGTGGCTGGAGCACTGCGATCATATTATCTTCAAAGACTGCGAAGTCTCAAAAACGGGGTTAGCTGGCATTAAGATCGCACTGCGCTCTAAGTACATTGACATTCTAAACTGCTATATCTACGACACTGGCGTTCGGGATCCCTGCGCTCGGCGCTACGGTGAGGGAATCTACCTAGGGCGAGGGAGTAAACACAGTACAGAAAATTGGCCTGACCTCACCGAGTTCGTATGGATTGAGGGCTGCAGGTTCAACGAGACCGGGGCCGGAGAGGCCATTAATGTGAAGGGGGAGGTGTTTAATACCACAATCCGTAACAACCGAATCACCAATGTTACCCTGCAACAGCAAGCGTGTGACGAACAAGCTAATGAAGGGGCTATCTCACTGGATCATACTGCCACCCTTAACGGAAAAGAGTACAATGGAACCACTTGGCGAAAGAATTGGGTAGAGAACAACGTGATTGACGGAGTACGTGCGGGAAGAAATGTTCGTATTGCGGGTATCTACAGTGCAGGCACGGGCAACTATATCATTAACAACACGATTAAAAACGTACGTACCACCAGCATCAACTCCGACAAAACCGCAAACGGTATTCGTTTGAATAATTGGAGTTCGGACGACCTGAGGTGCTATGTATGGAATAATACCCTCTCTAACGTAGAAGACAGCAATGTATTTGGAAGTTTGGCGATTCAGCAGAATCCGGGGCCTAACCCCAACCGCCCCCAGAGCTGGTACTCAGGCACGACCAATCCGCCAACGACTAACGATGTTATTACCTCAGTGACTTCACCCAACACGGTAAGTCCGGGCCAAACCGTAGCCGTTCGGGTCAACTATACAGCTGCTACCGAGCGCGATCTGATTGTATTGTTGCAACGAGATTCATCACCCTTTACCAGCTACGCGGCTAAGAGGGTAACCGTTTCGGCAGGAAGCCGTAGCACGACAGTGAACATCACGGTAAACGCCAACACTCCGGTGGCAAACGATGCCTATCAATTCCAGACGTTTATCACCACCAAAGGCGGGGACTGGGGGCAGCGTTTGGACAACAATGTGAAGAAAGATGTAGACTGCGTAGCTGGGGATAGTAATCCTTCACCGGGGAATATCGTCATTCGGGCCAAGGGAAGCTGCGGTTCGGAGCAAATGGTACTGAAAGTAAACGGCAGCCCAGTCAGAACTTGGAACAACGTGAGTGCTACCACCACTAATTACACCTACTCAGGATACTCCGGCGGTACGGTACAGGTACATTTTACCAACGATGCGACTAACGTAGGAGGCTGTATTGATCGTAACCTACGGGTCGAGCGTGTGACCGTATGCGGCACAGTGAGATCGGGTACACGGGTAGGCAATAGCGGTACCAGCACCGATCTGTGGTCTAACGGCTACTTCGATTACGGCAATCCTGGGTGTAGTAATGCCCGCGTGGCTTCTAACCAGAAAAAGACGGGTCTCACTAGCTTTCATGACGCGGAAATAGCCCCTCTTCAGATATATCCTAATCCGGCTTCCACGATGTTAACCTTAAATGGTGAGTCTGACTACACAGTAGCAATTATGGATATCTCGGGGCGGGTATTATTAAGACGGTCTCACGTATCTGGTCGTTATCAACTGGATATTCAGGGGCTGGCTCCCGGCGGATACATTGTGGAGTACCAAAGCTCGTCGGGTACCACCACGAAAAGGTTGCTAATTGAACGTGAGTAA
- a CDS encoding glycoside hydrolase family 130 protein yields MKISQKLLLLTLFTAHLAGAQQKEKDWMLGSFIKADKANPILGKDSTTQFYCPVREQVIRWEAKDVFNPCAVVRNDKVYLLYRAEDYEGKYKGTSRLGLAVSDDGINFKRHGTPVLYPDNDSLKVKEWEGGCEDPRIVEGPNGTYYMTYTAYSGDAIYLALASSRNLLDWEKHGVIADIGQVFPAEGGLKAGMIVSERIGNRLVAKKINGKYWMYWGVGTLRLAISDDLIHWDRAKDEKGNDIVALGPRPDPQYAEVDNLAVEAGPAAVYTDDGIVVFYNGIYNPLPEEDRVPTPAGPNFGNGWCGVQALFDKNDPAKLIDRAEQPSIKPDRPYELRGQIPNVTFVEGLVYFRGRWLAYYGTADSFIAVAIAED; encoded by the coding sequence ATGAAAATTTCACAAAAACTACTCTTGCTAACACTTTTTACGGCTCATTTAGCAGGTGCCCAGCAAAAAGAAAAAGATTGGATGTTGGGTTCGTTCATCAAGGCCGATAAGGCCAACCCTATCTTAGGAAAAGATTCTACAACCCAGTTTTATTGCCCGGTTCGTGAGCAGGTCATTCGCTGGGAAGCCAAGGATGTTTTTAACCCCTGTGCGGTGGTAAGAAATGACAAGGTATACTTGCTTTACCGTGCGGAAGATTATGAGGGTAAATACAAAGGCACATCCCGGCTAGGACTGGCAGTGAGTGATGACGGTATCAATTTTAAACGGCATGGCACCCCGGTCTTATACCCGGATAACGATTCCTTAAAAGTGAAAGAGTGGGAAGGGGGCTGCGAAGACCCACGGATCGTAGAGGGACCGAACGGGACCTATTACATGACTTATACCGCGTATTCAGGCGATGCTATTTATCTCGCGCTTGCCTCTTCTCGGAACCTATTAGACTGGGAAAAGCATGGGGTGATTGCGGACATTGGGCAGGTGTTTCCGGCCGAAGGAGGCTTAAAAGCCGGAATGATTGTGAGCGAACGCATTGGTAACCGGTTAGTGGCCAAAAAGATCAATGGGAAGTACTGGATGTACTGGGGAGTCGGCACCTTGCGGCTGGCTATTTCCGACGATTTGATCCACTGGGATCGGGCCAAAGATGAGAAAGGCAACGATATTGTAGCCTTGGGTCCGCGCCCTGATCCTCAGTACGCGGAGGTCGATAATCTGGCCGTAGAGGCCGGCCCGGCCGCTGTGTATACTGACGATGGTATCGTGGTATTTTATAACGGCATCTATAATCCGTTGCCGGAGGAAGATCGGGTTCCTACTCCGGCTGGCCCCAACTTCGGCAATGGCTGGTGTGGTGTACAGGCGCTGTTCGATAAAAACGACCCTGCTAAGCTAATCGACCGGGCTGAACAACCCAGCATTAAACCGGATCGTCCGTACGAACTGCGCGGGCAAATTCCTAATGTGACGTTTGTCGAGGGCTTGGTCTACTTCCGGGGGCGGTGGCTGGCCTACTACGGCACGGCTGATTCATTTATCGCCGTAGCGATTGCCGAAGACTGA
- a CDS encoding nucleoside hydrolase — MMKQRIGSILLALILIFYGCTNLVAQEKRKLIIDADTGNEVDDFYAVTRLLIDPSLEILALNATQWQASHWAVERSMEESYRWNIKLIRAAQKESQVKFLRGAEERMFDWGYKAQHSQATHHILQEAKKLDEEEKLDIMVLGALTNVASAVFIDPQIASRLRVYWLGTVYDFENDVFKKNDFNAVMDIQAVDVMLNSEVDMHIMPHSSAQPLRFNLKEVEGAFGASGLAELLIKRWKDHKGLGSENSTLWDLAIVAAYLMPEKFEPVSVKMSKENGNRTIKFYKPVNVELIKKDFFQAFALYEQSYGKH; from the coding sequence ATGATGAAACAACGGATAGGTAGCATACTACTAGCGTTAATCCTCATTTTCTATGGTTGTACTAACCTGGTAGCGCAAGAAAAAAGGAAGCTCATCATAGACGCTGACACCGGCAACGAGGTGGATGATTTTTATGCTGTGACTAGGTTACTCATTGATCCTTCTCTGGAAATCTTGGCACTTAACGCTACCCAGTGGCAAGCGAGTCACTGGGCAGTGGAGCGATCTATGGAGGAAAGTTACCGATGGAATATCAAACTGATACGCGCTGCGCAAAAGGAAAGTCAAGTAAAGTTCCTTCGGGGAGCAGAGGAGAGAATGTTTGATTGGGGATACAAGGCTCAACATTCGCAAGCAACGCATCATATTCTTCAGGAAGCGAAAAAGCTGGACGAAGAGGAGAAACTAGATATTATGGTATTAGGTGCACTTACCAATGTTGCCTCAGCAGTTTTCATTGATCCACAAATTGCTTCTAGGCTTAGGGTCTACTGGCTGGGTACGGTTTACGACTTTGAAAATGATGTTTTCAAAAAGAACGATTTCAACGCTGTTATGGATATTCAGGCGGTAGATGTGATGCTTAATTCAGAGGTGGATATGCACATCATGCCTCATAGTTCGGCCCAGCCGCTGAGGTTTAACCTAAAAGAGGTAGAAGGTGCGTTTGGTGCCTCGGGTCTTGCTGAACTTCTTATCAAGCGATGGAAAGATCACAAAGGTTTGGGGTCAGAGAATAGTACACTATGGGATTTGGCGATAGTAGCTGCTTACCTGATGCCAGAAAAGTTCGAACCGGTGAGCGTGAAAATGTCCAAGGAGAATGGAAACCGTACTATAAAATTTTATAAGCCGGTGAATGTGGAGCTAATCAAGAAGGATTTTTTTCAAGCCTTTGCTCTGTATGAGCAAAGCTACGGAAAGCACTAG